A window of Phycobacter azelaicus contains these coding sequences:
- a CDS encoding ABC transporter ATP-binding protein, translating to MSEDKTETPAALELKGISKAYNRGSASQVDVLRGLDLSLNPGEVVALVAPSGAGKSTLLHIAGLLDTPDAGSLSIAGQEVIGLGEGSRTCLRRRDIGFVYQFHHLLPEFSAAENIILPQLANGASQKQAMVRAKELLELVGLSARSAHRPAELSGGEQQRVAFCRALANQPSILLADEPTGNLDPGTSDQVFEVLMNLVRSSNLAALIATHNLELAARMDRVLRLENGVVTQADPV from the coding sequence ATGAGTGAGGATAAGACTGAGACACCTGCAGCGCTGGAGCTGAAAGGGATTTCCAAAGCCTACAATCGTGGCAGTGCATCCCAGGTGGATGTGTTGCGCGGCTTGGACCTGTCTTTGAACCCGGGTGAGGTGGTGGCGCTGGTGGCCCCCTCGGGCGCGGGGAAGTCGACCCTTCTGCATATCGCAGGCCTTCTGGACACACCGGATGCAGGCAGCCTGTCGATCGCGGGGCAGGAGGTAATAGGACTTGGTGAGGGCAGCCGAACTTGCCTCCGCCGCCGGGATATCGGCTTTGTCTATCAGTTCCATCATCTGTTGCCGGAATTCTCTGCCGCTGAAAACATCATCTTGCCGCAACTCGCCAATGGGGCCAGCCAGAAACAGGCAATGGTTCGCGCCAAAGAACTACTGGAGCTTGTCGGCCTGTCCGCACGCTCGGCCCACCGTCCAGCAGAGCTTTCGGGCGGCGAACAGCAGCGTGTTGCCTTCTGCCGGGCGCTCGCCAACCAGCCCAGTATTTTGCTGGCGGATGAGCCCACGGGCAATCTGGATCCGGGTACATCGGATCAGGTGTTCGAGGTTTTGATGAATCTCGTGCGCAGCTCAAATCTTGCGGCCCTGATTGCCACCCACAACCTTGAGCTTGCGGCCCGGATGGACCGTGTGCTGCGCCTGGAAAACGGCGTCGTCACTCAGGCCGATCCCGTCTGA
- a CDS encoding nickel/cobalt transporter, which translates to MRNLTAGLALIVIAVAIWLWGFGGAQDVARWAAEGQREAQNALARGLRALKSGQPGALLSLLSLCFAYGFFHAAGPGHGKLVIGGYGIGRPVALVRLAGLAVASSLAQAATAVVLVAGGLVLLDWSRERMTNVAEEVLAPLSYGLIACLGLYLVWRGGRRLVSLRQSASTQTGQADHSGCDHSHSHDHHHHDHHHNEDGACPTCGHRHGPTLEEAAQVHGLRDALAIIGAVAMRPCTGAVFLLLVTWRMDVLPAGIAGAFAMGLGTASVTVAVAVASVFLREGALQRMEGRGALALAAGLELLAGGVIAALALQIMLRAL; encoded by the coding sequence ATGCGGAACCTGACAGCGGGGCTAGCCCTTATCGTTATCGCAGTGGCGATCTGGCTTTGGGGCTTTGGCGGGGCACAGGATGTGGCGCGCTGGGCTGCCGAAGGGCAGCGTGAGGCGCAGAACGCTCTGGCGCGCGGCCTCAGAGCGCTAAAGTCGGGGCAACCGGGCGCTTTGCTTTCGCTCCTGTCCCTGTGCTTTGCCTACGGTTTCTTTCACGCTGCGGGGCCGGGTCATGGCAAGTTGGTGATCGGCGGATATGGGATCGGCAGGCCGGTTGCCCTCGTGCGTCTTGCGGGGCTGGCAGTGGCCTCTTCTCTGGCACAGGCGGCTACGGCTGTGGTGCTGGTGGCCGGTGGCCTGGTTCTATTGGACTGGAGCCGGGAGCGCATGACGAATGTCGCCGAAGAGGTGCTGGCGCCCCTGTCGTACGGTCTGATCGCCTGCCTGGGCCTTTATCTGGTCTGGCGCGGCGGGCGGCGGCTCGTCTCCTTGCGTCAGTCAGCCAGCACGCAAACCGGGCAGGCAGATCACTCAGGCTGCGACCACAGCCATTCGCATGACCACCATCACCATGATCACCATCACAACGAGGATGGCGCCTGTCCGACCTGTGGGCACCGCCATGGGCCGACGCTTGAAGAGGCCGCTCAGGTGCACGGGCTGCGCGACGCGCTGGCCATCATTGGCGCCGTTGCCATGCGTCCCTGCACCGGGGCTGTCTTCCTGCTGTTGGTAACCTGGCGGATGGATGTTCTGCCTGCCGGCATCGCCGGAGCCTTTGCCATGGGGCTGGGCACGGCAAGCGTGACGGTTGCTGTCGCCGTCGCCTCGGTCTTTTTGCGCGAAGGTGCATTGCAGAGGATGGAGGGGCGCGGTGCGCTCGCACTTGCGGCGGGGCTTGAGCTGCTCGCAGGGGGCGTGATTGCTGCGCTGGCGCTGCAGATCATGCTGCGCGCGCTATGA
- a CDS encoding carboxymuconolactone decarboxylase family protein, with protein sequence MAWIETIPFAEATGKLKKLYDRVTGPDGNVDNIMMVHSLRPHSMEGHMAIYKNVLHHTGNAVPKWFLEVLGVWVSSLNDCAYCVEHHFAGLQRLLGDEARGLEIRAAIEARDPDAAPLDAAQKVAMAYARKLTLVPAGVEQADVQALRNAGFDDGEILEINQVTAYFSYANRTVLGLGCSTKGDILGLSPNNSEDPEDWGHR encoded by the coding sequence ATGGCCTGGATCGAAACCATTCCTTTTGCCGAAGCCACCGGCAAGCTCAAGAAGCTCTATGATCGCGTCACCGGCCCGGACGGCAATGTCGACAACATCATGATGGTCCACAGCCTGCGTCCACATTCCATGGAGGGCCATATGGCGATCTACAAGAACGTACTGCACCACACCGGCAATGCAGTGCCAAAGTGGTTCCTGGAGGTGTTGGGGGTCTGGGTCTCTTCGCTGAACGACTGCGCCTATTGTGTCGAGCATCATTTCGCCGGGCTGCAGCGTTTGCTGGGTGATGAGGCGCGCGGGCTTGAGATAAGAGCGGCCATCGAGGCGCGCGATCCTGATGCCGCTCCGCTCGATGCGGCGCAGAAGGTGGCGATGGCCTATGCCCGGAAGCTTACACTGGTGCCAGCCGGTGTGGAGCAAGCCGATGTGCAGGCCCTGCGTAATGCCGGTTTCGATGATGGCGAGATCCTCGAGATAAACCAGGTCACAGCCTATTTCTCCTACGCCAACCGAACGGTCCTAGGGCTTGGCTGCTCCACGAAGGGAGATATCCTGGGGCTCAGTCCTAACAACTCAGAAGATCCTGAGGATTGGGGGCACAGGTAA
- a CDS encoding pyridoxal phosphate-dependent decarboxylase family protein, with amino-acid sequence MTKGNDLDPQDWAAFRAAAHRMLEASLDQLQEVRDRPWQPVPDDLPERYLIGQGGDLVGRIERDVLPHHGGNIHPRFWGWVQGSGLASDLIAGMAGAVINANVGGRDHGAVYMERAVIDWTRGKMGMPEGASGVLTTGTSQATVIAFQAARVRALPDVRKTGQGAVQLTAYAGVGVHNATRKALELIGVGADNLRQVPLINGQMDAEALSRMIAADRASGGVPFLLVGTAGSVDLGLFDDLNALADLAADHGLWLHVDGAFGAWTRIADDPWRALSDGINRADSIALDFHKWMYVGYDCGLVLIADEAAHRAAFAARPAYLEGAESGLAGGDPWYCDYGIDLSRGNRALKVWCALEAYGEAAFAAAITGNCALARVMGEEVQRHPNMALGADVVSNICVFTARVDLLPEEQSQLNSRIARRLQETGEAVFSTTRVGAVTMLRAAITNHRTRQEDIVAAVDAVARMAALPSI; translated from the coding sequence ATGACAAAAGGGAACGATCTGGATCCACAGGATTGGGCGGCTTTCCGGGCCGCGGCGCATCGCATGCTGGAGGCCTCGCTCGATCAGCTTCAGGAGGTTCGGGATCGTCCCTGGCAGCCTGTGCCGGATGATCTGCCGGAGCGATACCTGATCGGGCAGGGTGGTGATCTGGTTGGCCGTATCGAGCGGGATGTGCTGCCTCACCACGGCGGCAATATCCATCCGCGCTTCTGGGGCTGGGTGCAGGGCTCCGGGCTGGCCTCTGATCTGATCGCGGGCATGGCGGGCGCTGTGATCAACGCAAATGTTGGCGGGCGGGATCATGGTGCGGTCTACATGGAGCGCGCGGTGATCGACTGGACCCGAGGCAAGATGGGCATGCCCGAAGGAGCGAGTGGTGTTCTGACCACGGGGACCTCGCAGGCGACGGTGATCGCCTTTCAGGCAGCGCGAGTGCGGGCGCTGCCTGATGTGCGCAAGACCGGGCAGGGGGCTGTGCAGCTGACGGCCTATGCCGGTGTGGGGGTGCATAATGCGACCCGCAAGGCGTTGGAGTTGATCGGTGTCGGGGCCGACAACCTGCGTCAAGTGCCGCTGATTAACGGGCAGATGGATGCGGAGGCACTGTCCCGGATGATCGCGGCTGACCGGGCTTCGGGGGGCGTGCCTTTCCTGTTGGTGGGAACTGCGGGGTCTGTTGATCTGGGTCTCTTTGATGACCTGAATGCGCTTGCGGATCTCGCTGCAGATCACGGACTGTGGCTGCATGTGGATGGGGCCTTTGGCGCCTGGACGCGGATCGCGGATGACCCTTGGCGGGCCTTGAGTGACGGGATCAATCGCGCCGACAGTATCGCGCTTGATTTCCATAAATGGATGTATGTGGGCTATGACTGTGGCCTTGTTCTGATCGCGGATGAGGCAGCGCACCGCGCCGCCTTTGCCGCGCGCCCGGCCTATCTGGAAGGGGCCGAAAGCGGCCTTGCCGGGGGCGATCCCTGGTATTGCGACTATGGGATTGACCTCTCGCGTGGCAATCGCGCGCTCAAGGTCTGGTGCGCGCTGGAGGCCTACGGGGAGGCGGCCTTTGCCGCAGCGATCACGGGCAATTGCGCACTTGCCCGCGTCATGGGGGAGGAGGTTCAGAGACATCCCAATATGGCCCTTGGCGCTGATGTGGTCTCAAATATCTGCGTTTTCACAGCGCGTGTAGACCTTTTGCCAGAAGAACAATCGCAGCTAAACAGCCGGATTGCACGACGGTTGCAGGAAACCGGCGAGGCGGTGTTTTCCACTACGCGCGTGGGTGCCGTGACGATGTTGCGGGCCGCCATAACCAACCATCGCACGCGACAGGAAGACATTGTTGCGGCCGTCGATGCGGTGGCCCGGATGGCTGCCCTGCCGTCAATTTGA
- the ppk2 gene encoding polyphosphate kinase 2: MSTSAPEPQATINGQHSPAAGTAPKTPGPEEIRRAFESGKYPYARKMARKAYEAEKAKLQAELLKVQHWALETGEKFVMLFEGRDAAGKGGTIKRFTEHLNPRHARVVALNKPTDEERGQWYFQRYLQHLPTSGEIVLYDRSWYNRAGVERVMGFCEPSEYLEFMRQTPDLEQMLVRSGIRLYKYWFSVTQDEQLARFKSRETDPLKQWKLSPIDKASLDKWDDYTEAKEAMFFYTDTADAPWTVVKSNCKKRARLNCMRHFLSTLDYPGKDLEIAKEPDPLIIGQAHHVIHRSDHILGKALHPDARVR; encoded by the coding sequence ATGTCGACATCCGCCCCCGAGCCTCAAGCGACCATCAACGGACAGCACAGCCCCGCGGCAGGGACCGCACCCAAAACGCCTGGCCCAGAAGAGATTCGGCGTGCCTTTGAAAGCGGGAAGTACCCCTATGCCCGCAAAATGGCCCGTAAAGCTTATGAAGCAGAGAAAGCCAAGCTGCAGGCGGAGCTCCTGAAGGTGCAGCACTGGGCACTTGAGACGGGCGAGAAGTTCGTGATGTTGTTCGAAGGGCGCGACGCGGCGGGCAAAGGCGGGACGATCAAGCGCTTTACCGAGCACCTGAACCCAAGGCATGCGCGTGTGGTGGCTTTGAACAAGCCAACAGACGAAGAACGCGGCCAGTGGTACTTTCAGCGCTATTTACAGCACCTGCCCACCAGTGGTGAGATCGTGCTTTATGACCGCTCCTGGTACAACCGCGCCGGGGTGGAGCGGGTAATGGGATTTTGCGAGCCCAGCGAATACCTGGAATTCATGCGCCAGACACCGGATCTGGAGCAGATGCTGGTGCGCTCGGGTATCCGGCTCTACAAATACTGGTTCTCGGTGACGCAGGATGAGCAACTGGCTCGTTTCAAATCGCGTGAGACAGATCCGCTGAAGCAGTGGAAGCTCTCGCCGATCGATAAGGCGTCACTGGACAAATGGGATGACTACACCGAGGCCAAGGAGGCGATGTTTTTCTACACTGACACGGCCGATGCACCTTGGACGGTGGTGAAGTCAAATTGCAAGAAACGTGCCCGCCTGAACTGCATGCGGCATTTCCTGAGCACGCTGGACTATCCTGGCAAAGACCTTGAGATCGCGAAGGAGCCGGATCCACTGATCATCGGTCAGGCCCATCATGTGATCCATCGCTCGGATCATATCCTCGGCAAAGCCCTGCACCCGGATGCCCGCGTGCGCTGA
- a CDS encoding PaaI family thioesterase: MTPQDLQSVLAEGFADWVQALDLTVTEASPEETTLRMPLTPNLARMGGIVSGQALAALADTSMVLAAFAHNGAVRALATTDLHTQFLRPGVGSAILCRAMVVRAGKSLVFARAEMSEEDSGKLVATATASFYAA, encoded by the coding sequence ATGACCCCACAGGATTTGCAGTCCGTTCTGGCCGAAGGCTTTGCCGATTGGGTGCAGGCGCTGGATCTGACCGTGACCGAGGCAAGCCCAGAGGAAACAACCCTGCGCATGCCGCTGACACCGAACCTTGCGCGCATGGGCGGCATCGTCTCAGGCCAAGCCTTGGCGGCGCTGGCCGATACCTCGATGGTGCTGGCGGCCTTTGCCCACAACGGAGCCGTGCGGGCGCTGGCGACAACGGATCTGCACACGCAATTCCTGCGCCCCGGTGTGGGCAGCGCGATCCTCTGCCGCGCCATGGTGGTGCGGGCCGGGAAATCGCTGGTCTTTGCCCGCGCCGAGATGAGCGAAGAGGACAGCGGCAAGCTGGTCGCCACCGCCACCGCAAGTTTCTATGCCGCGTAA
- a CDS encoding alpha/beta fold hydrolase has product MEQSREERSMQAGFITLNGKPFFIRRWGDPALPPLLMLHGFPEYGGAWEELAKHLCDHFHCIAPDQRGYGQSWAPPKVGDYAASKLVADMAALIAESKAPVTVLGHDWGAAVAYGLAMFRPELVSRLIIANGVHPVPFQRALASGGAQAAASQYILALREEGSEAGLKKDEFAGLRALFSTNMDLGWLRGDRLARYQAEWSRPGRLRGMVNWYRASPLQIAAPGAPIPMPDLPLQRLHVPQPHLLVWGANDTALLLEATEGLEEFAPQLTRTEIQGCDHWLHHQKPQALAEVILRWTAQTV; this is encoded by the coding sequence ATGGAGCAAAGCAGGGAGGAACGCAGCATGCAGGCCGGTTTTATCACGCTGAACGGCAAGCCGTTCTTCATCAGGCGCTGGGGAGATCCTGCCCTGCCGCCCTTGCTCATGCTACACGGATTTCCCGAATATGGCGGCGCCTGGGAAGAATTGGCAAAGCACTTGTGTGATCATTTCCATTGCATTGCACCCGACCAGCGGGGCTACGGCCAAAGCTGGGCGCCGCCGAAGGTGGGCGACTACGCTGCCTCGAAACTTGTGGCCGACATGGCGGCCCTTATCGCCGAAAGCAAGGCGCCCGTGACCGTACTGGGCCACGATTGGGGCGCGGCGGTGGCCTATGGGCTGGCGATGTTCCGTCCGGAATTGGTCTCTCGGCTGATCATCGCAAACGGAGTGCATCCGGTGCCGTTTCAACGCGCATTGGCGTCGGGCGGCGCTCAAGCGGCGGCCTCTCAGTATATTCTTGCACTTCGCGAAGAGGGCAGCGAAGCGGGCCTGAAGAAAGATGAGTTCGCGGGCCTGCGCGCCCTGTTTTCCACAAACATGGATCTGGGCTGGCTCAGGGGGGATCGGCTGGCCCGGTATCAGGCCGAATGGTCCCGCCCGGGTCGGCTGCGCGGCATGGTGAATTGGTATCGCGCATCGCCCCTGCAGATCGCGGCTCCGGGCGCGCCGATCCCGATGCCGGACCTGCCGCTCCAGCGGTTGCATGTGCCACAACCGCACCTGCTGGTTTGGGGCGCAAATGACACGGCCCTTCTGCTGGAAGCAACCGAAGGGCTGGAAGAGTTTGCACCACAGCTGACCCGCACCGAGATCCAGGGATGCGATCACTGGCTGCATCATCAAAAGCCGCAGGCACTGGCAGAAGTCATCTTGCGCTGGACGGCTCAAACGGTGTGA
- a CDS encoding COG2958 family protein, giving the protein MSNFSITKFVPQFLKENPEERFTAREIAHWIVRTYPDETEKKRLSSNARKVPLNTPEAMLQQIVAEIGAQRSRLEKRHGVRTTEGRPRKYFYSSKTEEEEVSGNLLNPSDSPSSNANSALSEHDLYPLFRRYLRDELSVLSKRIDERKSCNNRGMSGNKWLFPDLVGMEDLSRAWDREVIDCAKEYSDKKTNLWSFELKLKINGSNLREAFFQTVSNSSWANFGYLVAVEFHGGDTLSELRLLSGLHGIGVIKFDPEDFSSSEILLPARARTDVDWGTVNRIVQQNKDFKDYIRLIRQFYQTGDHLSSVWHHDLDRRPAPDLGKA; this is encoded by the coding sequence ATGAGCAACTTTAGTATTACAAAGTTTGTTCCTCAATTTCTTAAGGAAAATCCAGAAGAGCGTTTTACAGCAAGGGAAATTGCTCATTGGATTGTGCGCACTTACCCAGACGAAACCGAGAAAAAGCGTTTGTCTAGCAACGCCAGAAAAGTCCCATTGAATACTCCAGAAGCAATGCTTCAACAGATTGTGGCGGAAATTGGGGCACAGCGTTCGCGATTGGAAAAAAGGCACGGTGTAAGGACGACCGAAGGCAGACCTCGAAAATACTTCTACTCTTCAAAAACTGAAGAAGAAGAGGTTTCAGGCAACCTCCTAAATCCGTCAGATAGCCCGAGTTCCAACGCGAACAGTGCGTTGAGTGAGCATGATCTCTACCCACTTTTCCGAAGGTACCTCAGAGATGAGCTAAGCGTTCTAAGCAAGCGAATAGACGAGCGTAAATCATGCAACAACAGGGGGATGTCTGGAAACAAGTGGCTATTTCCGGACTTAGTTGGCATGGAAGATCTAAGTCGGGCATGGGACAGAGAGGTCATTGATTGCGCCAAAGAGTACTCCGACAAGAAAACCAACCTTTGGTCATTTGAACTTAAACTGAAGATCAATGGAAGTAACCTTCGCGAGGCATTCTTTCAAACTGTTAGCAACTCTTCTTGGGCCAACTTTGGATATTTAGTGGCTGTAGAGTTTCATGGCGGTGATACGCTTAGCGAGTTACGCCTTCTCTCCGGACTACACGGAATCGGAGTCATTAAGTTTGACCCAGAAGACTTTTCGTCCAGCGAAATACTCCTGCCTGCTAGAGCAAGGACTGACGTCGATTGGGGAACAGTAAACAGAATAGTTCAGCAAAACAAAGACTTTAAAGATTATATTCGACTAATCCGTCAATTCTATCAAACTGGCGATCACCTTAGCTCGGTATGGCATCACGACCTGGACAGAAGGCCCGCGCCTGACCTTGGGAAGGCGTGA
- a CDS encoding DUF1007 family protein: MMNRIAFLAGLALLAGAPVNVQAHPHVFVDTGLALSIDAQGRLEAVEVTWAYDDFYSLLVFEDLGLDNDMDGLLNTAELGLLKGFDLNWVVGFEGDIYLRRGDTPISLLPPEHISTEVVDGRIITRHRRPLAGPVSADGVVIKAYDPTYYTAYTVNQGVTAGGGCDVDITPPDLDRAYTLVEELLYAMPADQAEEAYPEVGAAFADTVHVICGS; this comes from the coding sequence ATGATGAACCGCATTGCCTTCCTGGCAGGGCTTGCCCTTTTGGCCGGTGCGCCTGTGAATGTGCAGGCGCATCCGCATGTGTTCGTCGATACCGGTCTGGCACTCAGCATTGATGCGCAGGGGCGGCTTGAAGCTGTCGAGGTTACTTGGGCCTATGATGATTTCTACTCGCTCCTTGTGTTCGAGGATCTGGGCCTTGATAATGATATGGACGGGCTGCTGAACACCGCGGAGTTGGGATTGCTCAAGGGCTTCGATCTCAACTGGGTGGTCGGCTTTGAGGGTGATATCTACCTGCGCCGTGGCGATACTCCGATCTCCCTGCTTCCTCCCGAGCATATCTCGACCGAGGTTGTCGACGGGCGGATCATCACGCGCCACCGTCGACCGCTGGCGGGTCCAGTCAGCGCGGATGGTGTGGTGATCAAGGCCTATGATCCGACCTACTATACGGCCTACACCGTCAATCAAGGCGTGACTGCCGGAGGCGGCTGCGATGTCGACATCACCCCGCCGGACCTTGACCGGGCCTACACCCTGGTGGAAGAGCTGCTTTATGCCATGCCTGCTGATCAGGCCGAAGAGGCCTATCCCGAGGTCGGCGCCGCCTTTGCCGATACGGTCCATGTGATCTGCGGGAGCTGA
- the parE gene encoding DNA topoisomerase IV subunit B, giving the protein MANDLLSTPDAETYDASSIEVLEGLEPVRQRPGMYIGGTDERALHHMVAEILDNSMDEAVAGHANRIEVELHEDYSVTIRDNGRGIPIDPHPKFPDKSALEVILCTLHAGGKFSGKAYQTSGGLHGVGSSVVNALSDSMVVQVAKNKELFEQRFSRGIPQGPVEKVGAAPNRRGTSVTFHADEEIFGHHRFKPKRLFTLVRSKAYLFSGVEIRWKSAIDDGETPQEATFHFPGGLKDYLSEVLGKATTYADAPFAGKVEFREKFGEPGYVEWAINWTPTRDGFIQSYCNTVPTPEGGTHVAGFWAAILKGIKAYGELVGNKKAGQISRDDLLTGGCALVSCFIADPAFVGQTKDRLSTEAANRMVENSVRDHFDNWLAADTKSAGAILDFLVLRAEERLRRKQEKETQRKSATKKLRLPGKLTDCTSKDRTGTELFIVEGDSAGGSGKGARNREYQALLPLKGKILNVLGAASNKLGSNQEISDLCEALGVGLGTKFNLDDLRYDKIIIMTDADVDGAHIASLLMTFFFTQMRPLIDGGHLYLACPPLFRLTQGAKRVYCLDEAERDAWLEKGLGGKGKIDVSRFKGLGEMDAKDLKETTMDPKTRKLIRVTIDEDEPGETGDLVERLMGKKPELRFQYIQENAKFVEELDV; this is encoded by the coding sequence ATGGCCAACGATCTTCTGAGCACGCCTGACGCCGAAACCTATGACGCCTCCTCGATCGAGGTGCTGGAGGGGCTGGAACCCGTCCGTCAGCGCCCCGGCATGTATATCGGCGGCACGGACGAACGCGCGCTGCATCACATGGTCGCCGAGATCCTCGACAACTCCATGGACGAGGCGGTCGCTGGCCATGCCAATCGGATCGAGGTGGAGCTGCACGAAGACTACTCGGTCACCATCCGCGACAACGGACGCGGCATTCCGATCGACCCACACCCCAAGTTCCCGGATAAATCCGCACTCGAAGTCATTCTGTGTACCCTGCACGCAGGCGGCAAATTCTCCGGCAAGGCCTACCAGACCTCGGGCGGTCTGCATGGGGTTGGTTCGTCCGTTGTGAACGCCCTGTCGGATTCGATGGTGGTTCAAGTCGCCAAGAACAAAGAGCTGTTCGAACAACGGTTCTCGCGCGGCATCCCGCAGGGGCCGGTCGAAAAGGTCGGCGCGGCCCCCAACCGCCGCGGCACATCGGTGACCTTCCACGCGGATGAAGAGATCTTTGGGCACCACCGTTTCAAGCCCAAGCGCCTGTTCACCCTTGTGCGCTCCAAGGCCTATCTGTTCTCAGGGGTTGAGATCCGCTGGAAATCCGCGATTGATGACGGCGAAACCCCGCAGGAGGCCACATTCCACTTCCCCGGCGGCCTGAAGGACTACCTGTCCGAGGTGCTGGGCAAGGCCACCACCTATGCCGATGCGCCCTTTGCGGGCAAGGTCGAGTTCCGTGAGAAATTCGGCGAGCCGGGCTATGTGGAATGGGCGATCAACTGGACCCCCACCCGCGACGGCTTCATCCAAAGCTACTGTAACACCGTTCCCACGCCCGAGGGCGGCACCCATGTCGCTGGGTTCTGGGCCGCGATCCTGAAGGGCATCAAGGCCTATGGTGAGCTGGTCGGCAACAAGAAGGCAGGCCAGATTTCCCGCGATGATCTGTTGACCGGGGGCTGCGCGCTGGTGTCCTGCTTCATCGCCGATCCGGCCTTTGTGGGGCAGACCAAGGATCGCCTCTCGACCGAGGCCGCCAACCGCATGGTGGAAAACTCGGTCCGCGACCATTTCGACAACTGGCTGGCCGCCGACACAAAATCCGCAGGCGCCATTCTTGATTTCCTTGTTCTCCGCGCCGAAGAACGCCTGCGCCGCAAGCAGGAGAAGGAAACCCAGCGCAAAAGCGCCACCAAGAAGCTGCGCCTGCCGGGCAAGCTGACCGATTGTACCTCCAAAGACCGCACAGGCACCGAGCTGTTCATCGTGGAGGGCGACTCGGCCGGTGGATCGGGCAAGGGCGCGCGCAACCGCGAATATCAGGCGCTGCTACCGCTCAAGGGCAAGATCCTGAACGTCCTTGGCGCGGCGTCGAACAAGCTGGGATCAAACCAGGAGATCAGCGATCTGTGCGAGGCGCTGGGGGTTGGCCTTGGCACCAAGTTCAACCTCGATGATCTGCGCTATGACAAGATCATCATCATGACCGATGCGGATGTGGACGGCGCGCATATCGCCTCGCTCTTGATGACCTTCTTCTTCACCCAGATGCGCCCGCTGATCGATGGCGGCCACCTGTACCTCGCCTGCCCGCCCCTGTTCCGCCTGACCCAAGGGGCAAAACGGGTCTATTGCCTTGACGAGGCAGAGCGCGATGCCTGGCTGGAAAAGGGCCTCGGCGGCAAGGGCAAGATTGACGTGAGCCGCTTCAAGGGTCTGGGCGAAATGGATGCGAAGGACCTGAAAGAAACTACCATGGACCCCAAGACCCGCAAGCTGATCCGGGTGACGATTGACGAGGACGAACCGGGCGAGACCGGCGACCTGGTCGAGCGTCTGATGGGTAAGAAACCCGAACTGCGGTTCCAGTATATTCAGGAGAACGCGAAGTTCGTGGAGGAGCTGGATGTTTGA
- a CDS encoding c-type cytochrome, which yields MNITRTLVALPLVAGLAVACTEVVNSMPTPEEGQAIFDRNCALCHGSNADIAARDTSIKAPDLRRITARHGGEFPRAKVMSQIDGYGRGKVGADRMPEFGTLLEGELIPVEVNGTLTPTPRPLAALMTYLESIQAEGKG from the coding sequence ATGAATATCACCCGAACCCTCGTTGCCCTTCCCCTTGTTGCCGGGCTCGCAGTTGCCTGCACTGAAGTTGTGAACAGCATGCCGACGCCTGAAGAAGGGCAGGCGATTTTTGATCGAAACTGCGCGCTCTGCCACGGCAGCAATGCCGATATTGCGGCCCGTGATACCTCGATCAAGGCGCCTGATTTGCGCCGGATCACGGCCCGCCATGGCGGGGAATTCCCGCGCGCCAAGGTGATGTCGCAGATTGACGGATACGGGCGCGGCAAGGTCGGCGCCGATAGAATGCCCGAGTTCGGAACGCTTCTTGAAGGGGAGCTGATCCCGGTCGAGGTAAACGGCACCCTGACTCCCACACCACGCCCGCTGGCAGCGCTGATGACCTACCTTGAGAGCATTCAAGCCGAAGGCAAAGGCTAG